Proteins from one Ketobacter alkanivorans genomic window:
- the rlmE gene encoding 23S rRNA (uridine(2552)-2'-O)-methyltransferase RlmE — protein MSRSKTSGKWLREHFDDVYVQRAKDEGWRSRAAYKLLEINEKDKLIKPGMTVLDLGAAPGSWSQIAAKLVGDHGLVIASDILEMDPIAGVSFLQGDFREESVYQQLLEIIGNRPVDLVICDMAPNMSGVNAVDQPRGMYLAELALDMVKQVLNKNGDYLVKVFQGAGLPEYRQDMQRCFGKLITRKPDASRPRSKEVYLLGKGFLGS, from the coding sequence TTGTCGCGATCCAAAACCAGTGGTAAATGGCTGCGTGAGCATTTTGATGATGTCTATGTGCAACGAGCCAAAGATGAGGGCTGGCGCTCGCGAGCTGCTTATAAGTTGTTGGAAATAAACGAAAAGGATAAGCTGATCAAACCCGGGATGACGGTGCTGGATCTGGGGGCTGCGCCGGGAAGCTGGAGCCAGATAGCCGCCAAGCTGGTGGGTGATCATGGCTTGGTGATTGCCTCGGATATTCTGGAAATGGATCCCATTGCCGGAGTCAGCTTCCTGCAGGGCGACTTCCGTGAAGAGTCGGTCTATCAACAACTGCTTGAAATTATAGGAAATCGCCCCGTTGACCTTGTAATCTGCGATATGGCCCCCAATATGAGTGGGGTGAATGCGGTTGATCAGCCCCGTGGTATGTATCTCGCTGAGCTTGCTTTAGATATGGTGAAGCAAGTACTGAACAAAAACGGAGATTACTTGGTCAAAGTATTCCAGGGAGCAGGGTTGCCCGAATACCGTCAGGATATGCAGCGTTGTTTTGGTAAGCTGATTACCCGCAAACCCGACGCATCAAGGCCCCGCTCCAAGGAAGTGTATCTGCTTGGTAAGGGGTTTCTAGGTTCGTGA
- the ftsH gene encoding ATP-dependent zinc metalloprotease FtsH, protein MAKNLILWVVIAIVLLSVFNNFSANTSSQAIPYSQFIEYVQNGQVDKVVIDGETVSGRTVTSEKFETVLPAIADIDLMPMLLENNVAIEGRAPEKQSLWAQLLVACFPIILIVAIFMFFMRQMQGGGGGRGGPMTFGKSRARLLSEDQIKTTFADVAGCDEAKDEVQELVEFLRDPAKFQRLGGKIPRGVLMVGSPGTGKTLLAKAIAGEAKVPFFTISGSDFVEMFVGVGASRVRDMFEQAKKQAPCIVFIDEIDAVGRSRGAGLGGGHDEREQTLNQLLVEMDGFEPNDGVIVIAATNRPDVLDSALLRPGRFDRQVVVSAPDIRGREQILKVHMRKVPLGDDVDAKAIARGTPGFSGADLANLVNEAALFAARASKRVVEMNEFEKAKDKILMGAERTSMVMSEKEKLNTAYHEAGHAIVGRLVPEHDPVYKVSVIPRGRALGVTMYLPLEDKYSQSKRALESMVCSLFGGRIAEEITLGRDGVTTGASNDIHRATEIARNMVTKWGLSEKMGPLSYEEDEGEVFLGRQYTQRKMVSSQTAKEIDAEVRKIIDECYQRAQTILEENMERLHAMAEALMLYETIDAQQIEDIMNDRKPRPPKGWNDSNEGPTGGSPAVDTSATEKQDDSSTGSIGGPANTH, encoded by the coding sequence ATGGCAAAAAACCTAATTTTGTGGGTTGTGATCGCAATTGTCCTGCTTTCCGTTTTCAATAATTTCAGCGCCAATACCAGCTCCCAGGCGATTCCGTATTCTCAGTTTATTGAATACGTACAGAATGGCCAGGTGGACAAAGTGGTCATTGATGGTGAGACAGTGTCCGGTCGAACCGTTACCAGCGAGAAGTTCGAAACCGTCTTACCCGCTATTGCTGATATTGACTTGATGCCAATGCTGTTGGAAAACAACGTTGCTATTGAAGGTCGCGCTCCTGAAAAGCAGAGCTTGTGGGCTCAGCTGTTGGTTGCCTGTTTCCCGATTATCCTGATCGTTGCCATTTTCATGTTCTTCATGCGCCAGATGCAGGGCGGCGGTGGTGGTCGTGGCGGCCCCATGACGTTCGGTAAGAGTCGTGCTCGTTTATTAAGCGAAGATCAGATCAAAACCACGTTCGCCGACGTTGCCGGTTGTGATGAGGCCAAAGACGAAGTGCAAGAGCTGGTAGAGTTTTTGCGAGACCCTGCAAAATTCCAGCGCCTTGGCGGCAAGATCCCGCGCGGCGTGCTGATGGTGGGTTCGCCAGGTACGGGTAAAACCCTGTTGGCTAAAGCCATAGCGGGTGAGGCCAAAGTGCCTTTCTTTACCATATCAGGCTCCGACTTTGTGGAAATGTTTGTGGGTGTGGGCGCGTCCCGCGTTCGTGACATGTTCGAGCAGGCGAAAAAGCAAGCACCCTGTATCGTCTTTATTGATGAAATCGATGCGGTAGGCCGCTCCCGTGGAGCTGGTTTAGGGGGTGGTCACGATGAGCGTGAGCAGACTCTGAACCAGTTGCTGGTTGAAATGGACGGCTTCGAGCCCAACGATGGCGTTATTGTTATTGCCGCTACCAACCGCCCGGATGTACTGGATTCCGCTTTGTTGCGTCCTGGTCGTTTCGATCGCCAGGTTGTGGTATCTGCTCCGGATATCCGGGGTCGAGAACAGATCCTGAAAGTACACATGCGCAAAGTGCCCTTGGGCGACGATGTGGATGCCAAGGCTATTGCCCGAGGCACACCCGGTTTTTCCGGCGCGGACTTGGCCAATTTGGTCAACGAAGCTGCTTTGTTCGCTGCCCGTGCCAGTAAGCGCGTGGTGGAAATGAATGAATTTGAAAAAGCTAAAGACAAGATCCTGATGGGCGCTGAGCGCACCAGTATGGTCATGTCCGAGAAAGAAAAACTCAATACAGCCTACCATGAAGCAGGCCATGCGATTGTCGGGCGCCTGGTGCCTGAGCATGATCCGGTATACAAAGTCAGCGTCATTCCCCGTGGTCGTGCGCTGGGTGTGACCATGTATCTGCCCTTGGAAGACAAATACAGTCAGAGCAAGCGCGCCCTCGAAAGCATGGTTTGTTCATTGTTCGGTGGCCGTATTGCCGAAGAGATAACCTTAGGTCGGGATGGTGTTACCACCGGAGCCTCCAACGATATTCATCGTGCCACTGAGATCGCCCGCAATATGGTCACCAAGTGGGGGTTGTCGGAGAAGATGGGGCCACTGAGCTACGAAGAGGATGAAGGCGAAGTCTTTTTGGGTCGCCAATATACTCAGCGCAAAATGGTGTCCAGCCAGACAGCCAAAGAAATTGATGCTGAAGTTCGTAAGATAATTGACGAATGCTACCAGCGGGCGCAGACCATATTAGAAGAAAATATGGAGAGATTGCACGCGATGGCTGAAGCACTGATGCTGTATGAAACCATCGATGCCCAGCAGATAGAGGATATTATGAACGACCGTAAGCCGCGACCACCTAAGGGTTGGAATGATTCCAATGAAGGCCCTACCGGTGGCAGCCCTGCGGTGGATACGTCTGCGACAGAAAAGCAGGATGATTCAAGCACCGGTTCCATCGGTGGCCCCGCCAACACTCATTAA
- the folP gene encoding dihydropteroate synthase — protein sequence MPEKGSPPNGLQCGGRFLNLSKPAVMGVLNVTPDSFSDGGKFCNHEQAISQALRMVDQGAAIIDVGGESTRPGADPVSEQEELDRVIPVVLALAAEVDAIISVDTSTPAVMAEAESSGAGLINDVRALEREGALECAKNSTLPVCLMHMQGDPVSMQNNPQYSNVVSDVAGYLMERVRACRDAGIVDDRILLDPGFGFGKSLQHNLSLLKHLDQLVALGFPVLVGMSRKSMIGAILGKHVDERLHGSVAAAIIAAHNGASIIRVHDVGPTVDALKIVSAVLETA from the coding sequence ATGCCCGAAAAAGGTTCGCCCCCAAACGGTCTCCAGTGCGGAGGCCGTTTTTTAAATCTGTCAAAACCTGCTGTTATGGGTGTGCTCAATGTCACGCCTGATTCGTTCTCCGATGGTGGAAAATTCTGCAATCATGAGCAAGCCATCAGCCAGGCTCTGCGCATGGTTGACCAGGGTGCCGCTATCATTGATGTGGGGGGTGAATCTACGCGTCCGGGAGCCGATCCGGTTTCAGAGCAAGAGGAACTGGATCGGGTGATCCCAGTGGTGCTGGCGCTGGCGGCTGAAGTGGATGCGATCATTTCTGTCGATACCAGTACGCCCGCTGTGATGGCGGAGGCCGAATCATCTGGTGCCGGTTTGATCAATGACGTGCGAGCCCTGGAGCGAGAGGGAGCCCTCGAGTGTGCAAAAAACAGCACACTTCCCGTCTGTCTTATGCACATGCAGGGTGATCCTGTTTCAATGCAGAATAATCCTCAATACAGTAATGTCGTGAGCGATGTGGCTGGCTATCTTATGGAGCGGGTCCGTGCCTGCCGTGATGCGGGGATTGTCGATGACCGTATCCTGCTGGACCCAGGTTTTGGCTTTGGCAAAAGTTTGCAACATAATCTCAGCCTGTTGAAGCATCTTGATCAGCTGGTGGCGTTAGGCTTCCCCGTGTTGGTAGGGATGTCGCGCAAATCTATGATTGGCGCGATATTGGGCAAGCATGTAGATGAGCGGCTCCATGGCAGTGTGGCTGCTGCCATCATTGCAGCGCACAACGGCGCCAGTATCATCCGGGTGCATGATGTAGGGCCCACGGTGGATGCGCTAAAGATAGTTTCCGCTGTGCTGGAGACGGCGTAG
- a CDS encoding response regulator, with protein sequence MNRIFIVEDEKDLAHLLEDYLRHHQFDTKIATDGNDVISGVKNFDPDLILLDLMLPNKDGLTLCKEIRSFSTVPIIMVTAKVEEIDRLLGLELGADDYICKPYSPREVVARVKAVLRRAAPLQPGADRPPSALIMDEASLSVSLLGRPLALTAVEFRLLKALSDDPRRIFSRDQLMDRIYRDHRIVHDRTIDSHINKLRKKLSLACPEHEVVHSVYGIGYKYELPHSLDNY encoded by the coding sequence ATGAATCGCATTTTTATCGTTGAAGATGAAAAAGATCTAGCCCACCTGCTTGAGGACTATCTGCGACACCATCAGTTTGACACCAAGATTGCGACCGACGGCAATGACGTCATCAGCGGGGTAAAAAACTTTGATCCGGATCTAATACTGTTGGATCTGATGTTACCCAACAAGGACGGCCTCACCCTGTGCAAAGAAATTCGCAGTTTCAGCACGGTGCCGATCATTATGGTAACCGCCAAGGTAGAAGAGATCGACCGCCTGCTGGGATTGGAGCTGGGGGCCGATGACTATATTTGCAAACCTTACAGCCCCAGGGAAGTAGTCGCTCGCGTGAAGGCTGTTCTGCGCCGCGCCGCGCCGTTGCAGCCGGGCGCAGACAGACCCCCATCGGCATTGATCATGGATGAGGCCTCCCTAAGCGTATCCCTGTTGGGCCGCCCGCTGGCGCTGACCGCAGTAGAATTCCGCCTGCTCAAAGCCCTAAGCGACGACCCTCGCCGCATTTTTAGCCGCGATCAATTAATGGATCGCATCTACCGCGATCATCGCATTGTGCATGACCGCACTATTGACTCTCACATCAACAAGTTGCGAAAGAAGCTATCGTTAGCGTGCCCGGAACACGAGGTAGTGCATTCGGTATACGGCATCGGCTACAAGTATGAGCTTCCACATTCTTTGGATAATTACTGA
- the yhbY gene encoding ribosome assembly RNA-binding protein YhbY, producing MALTQDQKKRFRKLAHHLKPVVMVAENGLSEGVMAELERALEDHELIKIRINVLDRDEKVAIIEEICKQTRAEKAQVIGKMAVIYRPAKTQNPKLSNLLRFQ from the coding sequence ATGGCTTTGACTCAAGATCAGAAAAAACGCTTTCGCAAGCTGGCCCATCATTTAAAGCCGGTGGTTATGGTGGCGGAAAACGGCCTGTCCGAAGGGGTTATGGCAGAGCTGGAGCGCGCCCTGGAAGACCACGAGCTGATCAAGATACGCATTAACGTGCTGGATCGAGACGAAAAAGTCGCCATCATTGAGGAAATCTGCAAGCAAACCCGTGCCGAAAAGGCCCAGGTGATCGGCAAAATGGCTGTGATTTATCGCCCGGCCAAGACACAAAACCCAAAGCTGTCGAATCTGCTCCGCTTCCAGTAG
- a CDS encoding ATP-binding protein produces the protein MSIHKKLALIFIAFSCVLIICMALLVKWSFQRSFTDYVQEQNRTRLQETALRLGDYYRQTGSWASLRDNPRLLRRLAGRSFHEQAQDTGEHHTKEEHPRKPKPPLRALFLLDANRQPVAGEHIDTASTRAAIPIEVDDVVVGYTGFKVGPRPFSMTDERFAKRQGEHLLLISVTAVILSLMFALPLSRFLVNRINLLGRQIRLLSEGQFDERITLSGHDELSQLANHLNHLALTLRQTEQSRRKWVADISHELRTPLATLRAQLEAIEDGVHQYNDATHTRLANQTHRLQQLVEDLYQLSLADVGALQYKKQNCNAVQLLDESIQPFKQRFEQAGLSLRCDFELDDNALLFADPQRIQQLFNNLLENSLRYTRAPGEIRIGALCEHSNLIITISDSAPGVPEPQLHRLFERFFRGESSRNRDTGGAGLGLNLCRTIVEAHEGTITARHSKLGGLEIIINVPMDCP, from the coding sequence ATGTCCATCCATAAAAAGCTTGCTCTAATCTTTATTGCATTCAGCTGCGTGCTGATTATTTGTATGGCGCTGCTGGTTAAGTGGAGCTTCCAGCGCAGCTTTACGGATTACGTGCAGGAACAAAACCGCACCCGCCTGCAAGAAACCGCGTTGCGCCTGGGAGACTACTACCGCCAGACCGGAAGCTGGGCATCCTTGCGTGACAACCCCCGACTATTGCGACGACTGGCTGGCCGCTCGTTCCACGAGCAAGCACAGGACACAGGAGAACACCACACCAAAGAGGAACACCCACGCAAACCCAAACCGCCATTGCGCGCCCTGTTCCTGCTGGATGCCAACAGGCAACCGGTGGCAGGCGAGCACATAGATACCGCATCGACCAGAGCAGCCATCCCGATCGAAGTAGACGATGTTGTTGTGGGCTATACCGGTTTCAAAGTGGGCCCCAGACCATTCAGCATGACCGATGAGCGCTTTGCCAAGCGTCAGGGCGAACATTTGCTGCTGATCTCTGTCACGGCCGTGATTCTCTCGCTGATGTTCGCCCTGCCTTTATCACGCTTTTTGGTGAACCGCATTAACCTGCTGGGTCGACAGATTCGACTGCTGAGTGAAGGCCAGTTTGACGAGCGAATCACGCTGAGCGGTCACGATGAGTTGTCGCAACTGGCCAATCATTTAAATCATCTCGCCCTCACATTACGGCAAACCGAACAATCAAGGCGCAAATGGGTAGCCGATATCTCCCACGAGCTGCGCACACCTCTGGCCACCTTGCGTGCCCAGCTGGAAGCCATCGAAGACGGTGTTCACCAATACAACGATGCAACGCACACTCGATTGGCTAATCAGACCCATCGCCTACAACAGCTGGTTGAGGATTTGTACCAATTGTCACTGGCGGATGTTGGGGCTTTGCAATACAAAAAACAAAACTGTAATGCAGTGCAGCTGCTGGACGAGAGCATTCAACCATTCAAGCAACGCTTTGAACAAGCCGGGCTCTCGCTGCGCTGCGACTTCGAACTGGACGATAATGCGCTTCTGTTCGCCGACCCGCAGCGAATTCAACAGCTTTTCAATAACCTTTTGGAAAACAGCCTGCGCTACACCCGCGCGCCGGGCGAAATCAGGATTGGTGCCCTCTGCGAACACAGCAACTTGATCATCACCATAAGCGACAGTGCGCCGGGGGTACCGGAGCCGCAACTGCACCGTTTATTTGAGCGTTTCTTTCGTGGGGAAAGCTCACGCAATAGAGACACTGGCGGGGCGGGGCTTGGTTTGAATTTGTGCCGCACCATTGTGGAGGCCCATGAGGGCACTATCACCGCTCGCCACAGCAAACTCGGCGGCCTCGAAATCATTATAAACGTGCCGATGGATTGCCCATGA
- the tpiA gene encoding triose-phosphate isomerase, with product MRTAVVAGNWKMNGTKATVASLLRGLKAGLAPGRTQVIVCAPFPYLSQVSDELSGSPIQWGAQNVSQHTAGAYTGEVSLEMLKDFGCTHVILGHSERRALFSEQDDVIADKFCAALAAGLTPILCVGETLEQRESGETNTVVLQQLMAVVDKAGIASFAGAILAYEPVWAIGTGLTATPGQAQEVHEILRMCLRDLDEAVASKLSILYGGSVKASNAAELFSCADIDGGLIGGASLDAEEFLAICQAAE from the coding sequence ATGCGGACAGCTGTTGTAGCAGGCAACTGGAAAATGAACGGCACCAAGGCGACCGTTGCATCCCTGTTGCGTGGACTCAAGGCCGGCTTGGCTCCTGGCCGTACGCAAGTGATTGTTTGTGCGCCGTTTCCCTATTTGTCCCAGGTATCAGATGAGCTGAGTGGTTCACCTATACAGTGGGGGGCACAAAATGTAAGCCAGCATACCGCCGGTGCCTATACTGGCGAAGTCTCGCTGGAGATGCTGAAAGACTTTGGTTGCACTCATGTCATACTGGGGCACTCTGAGCGGCGGGCCTTGTTTTCCGAGCAGGATGACGTGATAGCGGATAAATTTTGCGCTGCATTGGCTGCTGGGTTGACCCCCATTCTCTGTGTGGGAGAAACTCTGGAGCAGCGTGAGTCGGGTGAAACGAATACCGTTGTGCTGCAGCAGCTGATGGCGGTTGTTGATAAAGCAGGCATAGCATCGTTTGCTGGCGCTATTTTGGCTTACGAGCCGGTATGGGCTATTGGTACAGGCCTTACGGCCACCCCGGGTCAGGCGCAGGAAGTGCATGAAATATTGCGCATGTGTCTGCGTGACCTGGATGAAGCAGTAGCTTCAAAGCTGTCGATCCTTTACGGAGGCAGCGTTAAAGCATCCAATGCGGCAGAGCTTTTCAGTTGTGCCGATATTGATGGTGGGTTGATCGGTGGTGCGTCACTGGACGCAGAAGAATTTTTGGCGATCTGCCAGGCGGCAGAGTAA
- the rimP gene encoding ribosome maturation factor RimP, producing MSSKRIESLREMLEPAVNAVGMDLWGIEFLSQGPHSVLRVYIDSADGVTIENCEAASHQVSGVLDVEDPISGEYNLEVSSPGMDRPLFNFDQFACYSGELIKVRLQMAINGMRNFTGKLLEAKDDSLTFEVDKQQLTVSINQIDKANLVPIFD from the coding sequence GTGTCCTCAAAACGAATCGAATCTCTGAGAGAAATGCTAGAACCCGCAGTCAATGCTGTAGGGATGGATCTATGGGGCATAGAGTTCTTGTCCCAGGGGCCACACTCTGTGCTGCGTGTGTACATAGATTCTGCAGATGGCGTAACCATTGAAAACTGTGAGGCAGCGTCTCATCAGGTCAGTGGAGTGCTGGATGTAGAAGACCCAATCAGTGGCGAGTACAACCTGGAGGTATCTTCTCCAGGCATGGACAGACCCCTATTCAACTTTGATCAGTTCGCCTGTTATTCAGGAGAGTTGATCAAAGTTCGTTTGCAGATGGCCATTAACGGCATGAGGAATTTCACCGGCAAGCTGTTGGAAGCGAAAGATGATTCGCTCACCTTTGAAGTAGATAAGCAGCAGCTGACCGTTTCCATCAACCAAATTGATAAGGCAAACCTGGTCCCAATATTCGACTAA
- the nusA gene encoding transcription termination factor NusA: MSKEILMVADTVSNEKGVDKDVIFGAVELALATATKKRFPSDDVEIRVNIDRVTGDYDSYRLWHVVADEDFEFPGRHLTLDEAHDVDKSLNIGDTWEEPIESIDFGRIAAQTAKQVIVQKVREAERQQVIEAYLDRIGELISGTVKKVTRDSVILDLGNNAEALLPRDEMIPRETFRMNDRVRAVLHDVNRENRGPQLFVSRTRPEMLIELFKIEVPEIGEDLIEIKGAARDPGARAKIAVKTHDQRVDPVGACVGMRGARVQAVSNELSGERIDIVLWDDNVAQFVINAMSPADVVSIVVDEDRHAMDIAVDEEQLAQAIGKGGQNIRLASELSGWDLNVMTIDQAQSKQEEEAGELVERFMNDLDIDEDVAVVLVEEGFTSLEEVAYVPKEEMMSIDGFDEDVVDELRRRAKDALLTKALVSEEKLEGEQAPAEDLLNMDGMDKTTAYALAKAGIITMDDLAEQAVDDILDIEGIDEERAAQLIMTARAPWFEGQE, from the coding sequence ATGAGCAAAGAAATATTAATGGTAGCGGATACCGTATCTAACGAGAAAGGCGTTGATAAGGACGTGATCTTCGGCGCAGTAGAATTGGCGCTGGCAACGGCCACTAAAAAGCGATTCCCTTCCGATGATGTAGAGATTCGAGTCAATATCGACCGGGTCACGGGTGATTACGATAGCTATCGTCTTTGGCACGTTGTGGCCGATGAAGACTTCGAATTCCCCGGACGTCATTTGACGCTTGATGAAGCCCATGACGTGGACAAGTCCCTGAATATTGGTGACACCTGGGAAGAGCCGATTGAATCCATCGATTTTGGTCGTATTGCCGCCCAGACCGCCAAGCAGGTTATCGTCCAAAAGGTCCGTGAGGCCGAACGTCAGCAGGTCATAGAAGCCTATTTGGATCGCATTGGTGAACTGATTAGCGGCACGGTCAAGAAAGTGACCCGAGACAGCGTCATCCTCGATCTGGGCAATAACGCAGAAGCTCTGCTGCCCCGTGATGAAATGATTCCCCGTGAAACGTTTCGCATGAACGATCGTGTTCGCGCGGTACTGCATGATGTGAATCGTGAGAACCGTGGGCCGCAATTGTTTGTGAGCCGCACACGCCCTGAGATGTTAATCGAGCTGTTCAAGATCGAGGTGCCTGAAATTGGCGAAGACTTGATTGAAATTAAAGGTGCGGCTCGCGACCCAGGTGCACGTGCCAAAATTGCGGTGAAAACCCACGATCAGCGAGTGGATCCTGTGGGAGCCTGTGTTGGTATGCGTGGTGCCCGGGTGCAAGCGGTTTCCAACGAGTTAAGTGGTGAGCGTATCGATATCGTGCTGTGGGACGACAACGTTGCACAGTTCGTGATTAACGCTATGTCACCGGCTGATGTGGTGTCGATCGTGGTAGATGAAGATCGTCACGCCATGGACATCGCAGTAGATGAAGAACAACTGGCTCAGGCTATCGGTAAAGGTGGTCAGAATATCCGTTTGGCCAGCGAACTGTCTGGTTGGGATCTGAACGTAATGACCATCGATCAGGCCCAGAGCAAGCAAGAAGAAGAAGCCGGAGAGCTGGTTGAGCGCTTCATGAACGATCTGGACATTGATGAAGATGTGGCAGTTGTTCTGGTTGAAGAAGGCTTTACCAGTCTGGAAGAAGTGGCCTACGTACCAAAAGAAGAAATGATGTCAATCGACGGCTTCGACGAAGATGTGGTGGATGAGCTGCGTCGTCGGGCCAAAGACGCTCTGCTGACCAAAGCATTGGTATCAGAAGAGAAGCTTGAAGGCGAGCAGGCGCCTGCTGAAGATCTGCTGAATATGGACGGTATGGATAAAACCACCGCCTACGCGCTGGCCAAGGCCGGTATCATCACAATGGATGATCTGGCTGAGCAAGCCGTCGATGATATTTTAGACATCGAAGGCATTGATGAAGAACGCGCCGCGCAATTGATTATGACTGCACGTGCCCCATGGTTTGAGGGTCAGGAATAA
- the glmM gene encoding phosphoglucosamine mutase, translating to MSKRYFGTDGIRGAVGKGAITPEFMLKLGWAAGKVFATGEGRQKILIGKDTRISGYMFESALEAGLSASGVDVMLLGPMPTPAIAYLTRTYRAAAGIVISASHNPYYDNGIKFFCTEGKKLPDDVEHAIEDYLDLPMDTVPSDQIGKTRKLEDARGRYIEFCKSTFPRDLSLRGLRVVVDCANGATYAPGPAVFEELGAEVIPMAVKPDGLNINLNCGSTHPELLQEKVLELRADLGIAFDGDGDRVLMVDAEGELVDGDELLFIIAQGRQQDNALQGGVVGTLMSNYGLELALQGLGIDFIRASVGDRYVMEQLRDRSWLLGGESSGHLVCLDKTTTGDGIVSALQVLAVMMAQNKTLAELRGGMAKLPQVMINVRLPEKREVVSIPQVQDAVKTAEAQLSGRGRVLLRPSGTEPLIRVMVEGDNANEVAALCRQIADVVEEVIRT from the coding sequence ATGAGCAAGCGATATTTTGGAACCGATGGTATTCGTGGGGCGGTGGGTAAAGGCGCTATTACACCTGAATTCATGCTTAAGCTGGGTTGGGCGGCGGGAAAAGTCTTTGCCACCGGTGAGGGGCGGCAGAAAATACTTATCGGCAAGGATACGCGTATCTCCGGTTACATGTTCGAGTCCGCGCTGGAGGCAGGTTTGTCCGCATCCGGTGTGGATGTCATGTTGCTGGGGCCAATGCCGACCCCGGCCATTGCCTATCTAACGCGAACTTACCGCGCGGCGGCAGGTATCGTGATCAGCGCTTCTCACAACCCTTACTACGACAATGGCATCAAGTTTTTCTGTACCGAGGGCAAAAAATTGCCCGATGACGTGGAGCATGCCATTGAAGATTATCTGGATCTGCCCATGGATACGGTGCCTTCCGATCAGATCGGTAAGACCCGGAAGCTGGAGGATGCCCGTGGTCGTTATATCGAGTTCTGCAAAAGTACTTTCCCGCGGGATCTCTCACTGCGAGGCCTGCGCGTAGTGGTTGATTGCGCCAATGGGGCGACCTACGCTCCGGGCCCTGCGGTGTTCGAGGAGCTGGGCGCTGAAGTTATTCCCATGGCTGTGAAGCCAGATGGGCTCAATATCAACCTCAACTGTGGTTCCACTCACCCTGAACTGTTACAGGAAAAAGTACTGGAGCTGCGGGCTGATCTGGGCATCGCCTTTGATGGTGATGGTGATCGCGTATTGATGGTGGATGCAGAGGGCGAGTTGGTGGACGGTGACGAGCTTCTGTTTATCATTGCCCAGGGCCGTCAACAGGATAACGCCCTGCAAGGGGGGGTGGTTGGCACGCTGATGAGTAACTATGGGCTCGAGCTGGCCTTGCAAGGGTTGGGTATAGATTTCATTCGGGCCAGTGTCGGTGATCGTTATGTAATGGAACAATTGCGGGATCGTAGCTGGTTGTTGGGTGGTGAATCGTCAGGTCACCTTGTGTGTCTGGATAAAACTACCACCGGAGATGGCATCGTGTCGGCCCTTCAGGTGCTTGCGGTGATGATGGCCCAGAATAAGACTCTTGCGGAGTTGCGTGGCGGCATGGCCAAGTTGCCCCAGGTTATGATCAACGTACGCCTGCCTGAAAAGCGCGAAGTCGTCAGCATCCCGCAGGTTCAGGACGCAGTGAAAACGGCAGAGGCTCAACTGTCCGGGCGGGGGCGTGTCTTGTTGCGCCCATCTGGAACAGAACCTCTAATTCGGGTGATGGTGGAAGGCGATAATGCCAATGAAGTGGCTGCATTGTGCCGACAGATCGCCGATGTGGTGGAAGAGGTCATTCGCACCTAA
- a CDS encoding Spy/CpxP family protein refolding chaperone: MRTFIALVISAVIAIPVLAMPPGDGSHMLKGLTRHLDLSEEQQAQVKAILDAKKPQMDAIHKQMQALKAETDGEIKGILTTEQVEKFESMQEKRKERFKEKREHRKEKLNKE, from the coding sequence ATGAGAACATTTATAGCACTGGTAATCAGCGCAGTGATTGCCATCCCCGTATTAGCCATGCCCCCTGGCGACGGCAGCCACATGCTGAAAGGTTTAACTCGGCATTTGGATCTATCAGAGGAGCAGCAAGCCCAGGTCAAAGCCATTCTTGATGCGAAAAAGCCTCAAATGGATGCAATCCACAAGCAAATGCAGGCATTGAAAGCTGAAACTGATGGTGAAATCAAAGGCATCCTGACCACGGAACAAGTTGAGAAATTTGAGTCTATGCAGGAAAAGCGCAAAGAAAGATTCAAGGAAAAACGGGAGCATCGCAAGGAAAAGCTCAACAAGGAATAG
- the secG gene encoding preprotein translocase subunit SecG, with protein sequence MIETVLLIVLVCVALALIGLVLIQQGKGADAGASFGGGASQTVFGSAGTGNFLTKSSWLLAGVFFVVCLGLAYIARDKAAGGELSFDAPDVQVEQAVETDVPQYQEEAEPVSDVPAAPAVEAADAPVESAPVE encoded by the coding sequence ATGATAGAAACCGTATTGTTGATCGTGTTGGTGTGTGTGGCGCTGGCCCTGATCGGTCTGGTGTTGATACAGCAGGGTAAAGGAGCTGATGCAGGAGCGTCGTTCGGTGGGGGAGCATCCCAAACCGTATTTGGCAGTGCCGGTACGGGCAACTTCCTGACTAAATCCTCATGGCTTCTTGCTGGAGTGTTTTTTGTGGTTTGTTTAGGGCTCGCCTATATTGCCCGGGACAAAGCCGCAGGAGGCGAGCTTTCTTTTGACGCGCCGGATGTGCAGGTAGAGCAAGCAGTAGAAACCGATGTGCCTCAGTATCAAGAAGAAGCTGAGCCGGTTTCAGACGTGCCTGCTGCACCCGCTGTCGAAGCGGCAGATGCGCCTGTAGAGTCCGCCCCGGTAGAATAA